A window of Natrinema versiforme contains these coding sequences:
- a CDS encoding amidohydrolase: MTEPIQDRLVTVRRSFHRHPEPAWREFLTTARLVEEIRTIGVDELAVGPDAYDPADRMAVPDDDLEPWLERARERGADEALLERMTGGNTGAVAVLERGEGPSIGLRVDIDGLFIEESTDADHGPADEGFRSEIDGTMHACGHDAHMTWGLAVLEAIKESDFSGRFVVFFQPAEETSGGGCPMAKSEFADDLDYLLAIHVGLDHPTGEVVAGIEKPLAMCHVDVTIEGTSAHAGKAPNEGANAVHAMGAGIVNAYGVPRHSDGMTRVNIGTAEAGTASNVIAERAHMECEARGETTELMEYMKRRLERTMKSAATMHGCRAAVDVVSESPRADSDPELQALVGEVAGEVDGIDRVLPAADFGASEDATFLMERVQNDGGLATYLIVGTDHPTSHHTPTFDVDERSLEHGVDVLVETIRELEARHPVPHVAEPDDGDAAAVAEGGE, from the coding sequence ATGACCGAGCCGATTCAGGACCGACTCGTGACGGTTCGTCGCAGCTTCCACCGCCACCCCGAGCCGGCGTGGCGCGAGTTCCTCACGACGGCCCGACTCGTCGAGGAGATCCGGACCATCGGCGTCGACGAACTCGCCGTCGGCCCGGACGCCTACGACCCCGCGGATCGGATGGCCGTCCCCGACGACGATCTCGAGCCGTGGCTCGAGCGCGCTCGCGAGCGCGGCGCGGACGAGGCGTTGCTCGAGCGGATGACCGGCGGGAATACGGGTGCCGTAGCAGTCTTAGAGCGCGGTGAGGGACCGTCGATCGGGCTGCGCGTCGACATCGACGGGCTGTTCATCGAGGAATCGACCGACGCGGACCACGGTCCCGCGGACGAGGGCTTTCGCTCGGAGATCGACGGGACGATGCACGCCTGCGGCCACGACGCCCACATGACGTGGGGACTCGCCGTCCTCGAGGCGATCAAAGAGAGCGACTTCTCGGGTCGCTTCGTGGTCTTCTTCCAGCCCGCCGAGGAGACGAGCGGCGGGGGCTGCCCGATGGCGAAAAGCGAGTTCGCCGACGATCTGGACTACCTGCTCGCGATCCACGTCGGTCTCGACCATCCCACGGGCGAGGTCGTCGCCGGGATCGAGAAGCCGCTCGCCATGTGCCACGTCGACGTGACGATCGAGGGGACCTCCGCGCACGCGGGCAAGGCCCCGAACGAGGGGGCGAACGCCGTGCACGCGATGGGTGCCGGGATCGTCAACGCCTACGGCGTCCCCCGGCACAGCGACGGGATGACCCGGGTGAATATCGGGACGGCCGAGGCGGGAACCGCGAGCAACGTCATCGCCGAGCGCGCCCACATGGAGTGCGAAGCCCGCGGCGAGACGACCGAGCTGATGGAGTACATGAAACGTCGCCTCGAGCGCACGATGAAATCGGCGGCGACGATGCACGGCTGCCGGGCCGCGGTCGACGTAGTCAGTGAGTCGCCGCGGGCGGACAGCGATCCCGAACTGCAGGCGCTGGTGGGCGAGGTCGCGGGCGAGGTCGACGGCATCGACCGCGTGCTGCCGGCCGCCGACTTCGGCGCGAGCGAGGACGCGACGTTCCTGATGGAACGCGTCCAGAACGACGGCGGGTTGGCGACCTACCTGATCGTCGGCACCGACCACCCGACGAGCCACCACACGCCCACCTTCGACGTGGACGAGCGCAGTCTCGAGCACGGCGTCGACGTACTGGTCGAGACGATCCGGGAACTCGAGGCGCGGCATCCGGTTCCCCACGTCGCGGAACCCGACGACGGGGACGCCGCAGCGGTCGCGGAGGGCGGCGAATGA